The Sylvia atricapilla isolate bSylAtr1 chromosome 5, bSylAtr1.pri, whole genome shotgun sequence genome includes a window with the following:
- the LOC136361144 gene encoding endonuclease domain-containing 1 protein-like, translated as MLGLLLLQVLSSCLWLGHSEVSLSFASCRQFFYAGAPPNRALDAPSSVKICQRYSNSYHFATLYDRRRRIPVYSAYIYYQGFGTRSKSWFVEPQLINSSFPKQMDTEESIRARYKIRPQIMGRNQALNQDYSHLQGLNRGHLSPSGHQRGQNSKTATFTLTNIVPQHAALNMGTWNNYEKTTMAHRTKNCTTTYVITGAVPGKSYISNNRVNVPSHIWSAACCVVGTRPKKAWGAIAENDKDKVEVLSLGDLEARLTQFYEGEKIMLFTNACPR; from the exons atgctggggctgctgctgctgcaggtgttgtccagctgcctctggctggGACACAGCGAGGTGTCGCTATCCTTTGCAAGTTGTCGTCAGTTTTTCTATGCAGGGGCCCCTCCAAACCGTGCTCTGGATGCACCAAGCTCGGTCAAGATCTGCCAGCGCTACAGCAACTCCTATCACTTTGCCACTCTTTATGACCGACGCAGGAGAATTCCAGTCTACTCTGCTTACATCTACTACCAGGGATTTGGCACTAGATCTAAATCATGGTTTGTTGAGCCCCAG CTGATCAACTCAAGTTTTCCTAAGCAAATGGATACAGAGGAGTCCATCAGAGCTCGATACAAAATCCGTCCACAGATAATGGGCAGGAATCAGGCTCTCAACCAAGACTACAGCCACCTCCAAGGTTTGAACCGTGGTCACTTGAGCCCCAGTGGCCACCAAAGGGGTCAGAACAGCAAGACGGCGACCTTCACCCTCACCAACATAGTGCCCCAGCACGCCGCACTCAACATGGGTACCTGGAATAACTATGAGAAAACAACAATGGCCCATAGAACTAAGAACTGTACAACCACCTACGTCATCACGggtgctgtgcctgggaagagcTACATCTCCAATAACAGGGTTAATGTACCCAGCCACATCTGGtcagctgcctgctgtgtgGTGGGCACACGGCCCAAGAAGGCTTGGGGAGCCATCGCTGAGAACGACAAGGACAAGGTGGAGGTCCTCAGCCTGGGAGATCTGGAGGCCAGGTTGACCCAGTTCTAcgaaggggaaaaaattatgctgtttaCGAATGCCTGTCCCCGGTAA